One Candidatus Binatia bacterium genomic window, ACGCGACGCTCGACACCGACGGCGCACGGCTCGAGGAGACACGATGAGACATCGCGGCGAGGCGAAGGCGGTCGCGCACGACGACGTGGCGGCGCGCAAGCAATCGCACCTCGACCTGTGCATACGCGAGGACGTCGAGGCGGCGGAGAAGAGCACGCTGTTCGAGCAGGTCGAGCTGGTGCACGACGCGCTCCCCGATCTCGCGGTCGACGACATCGACCTGCGCACCCGCTGGCTCGGCAAGGAGCTCGCGGCGCCGCTGGTCATCACCGGGATGACCGGCGGCACCGAGGAAGCGTTCGCGGTCAACCGCGACCTCGCGCGCATCGCCGAGGAGACGCGCATCGCGTTCGGTCTCGGTAGCCAGCGCGCGATGCACAAGCGACCCGAGTCGGCGTGGACGTACCGGATTCGCGAGTTCGCGCCGACGACCGTGCTGCTCGCCAACATCGGCCTCGCGCAGGCGCGGGAGATGACCGCGAAGGAGCTCGAGCCGCTGATCGCCGCGATCTCCGCGGACGCGCTCTGCCTCCACCTGAACGTCGCGCAGGAGCTGATCCAGCCCGAGGGCGACCGCGACTTCCGCGACGGCACGCGGACCTTCCGCCGCCTGTGTCGCGAGCTCGAGGTCCCGATCGTCGCCAAGGAAACGGGCTGCGGCGTGTCGCGCGAGGTGGCGCTCCGCCTGCGCGCGGCGGGCGTCAAGCACATCGACGTGTCGGGCGCCGGCGGGACATCGTGGGTGCGCATCGAGGCGCTGCGCACGCCGCGGGGCTCGAGCCTCGGCGACCTGTACCGCGACTGGGGCATCCCGACGGCGGCGAGCCTGCTGCAGCTGCGCGGGATCGGCGTGCAGACGATCGCGAGCGGCGGCATCCGCGACGGCCTCGACGCGGCGAAGGCGATCGCGCTCGGTGCGAGCCTGGTCGGCTTCGCGCTGCCGGTCTACCAGGCGTACCGCGAGGGCGGGGCGGAGGCGGCGCGCGCCTTCATCGACGGCGTGATCGCGGGGCTGCGCATGGCCATGCTGCTCACGGGCAGCCGCACGCTCGCGGATCTGCGTCGCGCGCCGACGGTCATCGGTCCGACGCTCGAGCGCTGGCAACCCGGTCGCCGCCCGCTGAGACGGAGGAGAGGATCGTGAGCGATCGTCGCGAGTCGCGCATTCCTGGATTTCACAGCCTGCCGGTCGCCGAGCGTCAAGCATTGATCTCGAGGGTCGCCGGGCTCACCGACGAGGAGCGGGCGTCGCTGCTCTCCGAGGCGCCGTTGCCGCTCGCGACGGCGGCGAGGCTCACCGAGAACACGATCGGCGTCTACGCCCTGCCGCTCGGCGTGGCGCTGAACTTCGTGGTCAACGGACGCGACGTGCTCGTGCCGATGGTCACCGAGGAGCCGTCGGTGATCGCCGCGGCGAGCAACGCGGCGCGGCTCGCGCGCGGCGGTGGCGGCTTCGTCGCCGAGTCCGACCCGCCGTGCATGATCGCCCAGATCCAGCTCGTCGACGTGTCGGATCCGGAGGCTGCGTGCGAGCGCCTGCGCGAGGCCACTGCGCGGATCTGCGCGCGCGTCGACGAGGTCGAGCCCGGCATGGCGAGGCGCGGCGGCGGCGCGCGCGGCGTCGAGGCGCGCGTGATCGAGGCGCCGCTCGGGCGCACCTTCGTCGTCGTGCATTTGCTGGTCGAGGTCGGGGACGCGATGGGCGCGAACGCGATCAACACGATCGCCGAGAAGACCGCGCCGCTCGTCGCCGAGATCGCCGGCGGGACGCCGCACCTGCGCATCCTGTCGAACCTCACCGATCGCCGGAAGGCGCGCGCGACGGTGCGCTACCGGCACGCCGACCTCGAGATGCCGGGACGCTCCGGGGCGGAGGTCGCGGCCGCGGTCGAGCTCGCGAGCCTGTTCGCCGAGGCGGATCCGTACCGCGCGGCGACGCACAACAAGGGCATCATGAACGGCATCGACGCGGTCGCGCTCGCGACGGGCAACGACTGGCGCGCGCTCGAGGCCGGCGCCCACGCGTACGCGTCGCGCGACGGACACTACGGCGCGCTCGCGACCTGGCGCGTCGAGGGGGACGCGCTCGTGGGCCGGATCGAGCTGCCGCTCGCGGTCGGCACGGTCGGCGCCACCGTCGACGGCAACCCGCGCGCACGCCTCGCGCTCAAGCTTCTCGGTGTCCGTGGGGCGCGCGAGCTCGCGGAGATCATGGCCGCGGTCGGTCTCGCGCAGAACTTCGCCGCGCTGCGCGCGCTCGCGACCGAGGGCATCCAGAAGGGTCACATGTCGCGTCACGCGCGTGCGGTCGCGACCGCGGCCGGCGCGGCTCCCGACGAGGTCGAGGCGATCGCCGAGGCGCTGATCGCGTCGGGCGAGATCAAGATCGAGCGCGCCCGTCAGCTGCTCGCCGCGCGTGCCGGGCGGAGCGGCGCATCCGCGGCGCGCCCCACGTCGTGAGCGAGCGCGACGCCGCCGTCCCGCCGCTGCGGCTCGCCAGCGCTGCGGCGTCGGGCAAGGTGATCCTGCTCGGCGAGCACGTCGTCGTGCACGGGCAGCCGGCGATCGTCGCGGCCGTCGAGCGCGGCGTGCGCGTGACCGTCGCGCCGCGCGCGGCGGACGAGCCGACGCTGCCGCCGGATCTCGCCGACCCGCGGCTCCACTCTGCGGTCGAGCTCGCGGCGCGCTGCTGCGGCGTCGCGCCGGACGCGCTGCGGATCGAGGTCGAGGGCGATCTCCCGGTCGCGATGGGGCTCGGCAGCTCGGCGGCGCTCGCGGTGGCGCTGCTGCGCGCGCTCGCGGCGAGCGTCGACCACGAGCTCGCCGACGAGGCCGTCGCGCGCCACGCGCACGAGATCGAGAAGCTCTTTCACGGCACGCCGTCCGGCGTCGACAGCACGGCTGCGACCTACGGCGGCGTGCTCTGGTTCGAGATCGGACGCGGCGGCGAGCCACCGCGACACGAGCGCCTCGCGCTCCCCGAGCCGCTGCCGCTGCTCGTCCTCCTGTCGCACACGCCGCACACGACGGCGAGCACGGTCGGCAGCCTGCGCCAGCGCGCGGCCGACGCGCCCGAGGTCTACCAGCCGGTGTTCGCGGCGGTCGGCGCGCTCGTCGCGTCGGCGCGCGACGCGCTGCTGCGCGGCGACCGCAAGCGGCTCGGCGAGCTGATGACGATGAACCACGGCCTGCTGCGCGCGTGCGGCGTCTCGACGGCGGAGCTCGACGCGCTGGTCGACGATGCGCTCGCCGCCGGCGCGCTCGGCGCGAAGCTCACCGGGGCGGGCGGCGGCGGCGCGATCATCGCGCTGCCCCCGGACGACGGCGAAGCGCTGCTCGCGGCGCTGCGCGCCCGCGGCCACGACGGCTTCATCGCGCGGCTCGGCGTCGCTCCCGACTTGGCGGTCTGCTAGAGGCGGCACGATGGCGGCCAAGGCGAGCGGGCAAGCGAACGTCGCGCGCGAGAGGAAGGTTGCGCCCTCGACGTGGGTGCTGATCGCCGTCGTCGCCGCGACGCTGCTGCTCCTGCACACCGGCTACACGACCGGGGAGTGGCGCGGCGTGATCGTGACCGAGGTGCAGATCGCCGTCGTCGGCTTCGTCACCTGGCTCGCGGTGCGCGCGTCCGAGCGCTGACCCGCTCGCGCACGGCGGACGTCCCGACGCGCGAGCTCAGGCCGCGCCGTGGCGGCGCGCCAGCTCCTCCATCCGCTCCGCCAGCTCGAAGTCGCGCGCCGAGATGCCGCTCGCGTCGTGCGTCGTGAGGTCGACGCGCACGGTGCCGTAGACGTTGAACCACTCGGGGTGGTGGTTCATCCGCTCGGCGACGAGCGCCACGGCGGCCATGAAGCCGAAGGCCGCGACGAAGTCGGGAAAGCGGTACTCGCGGTGCAGCTTGCCGCCCTCGAGCGTCCAGCCGGAAAGCGTCTTCAGCCGGCGCTCGACCTCGGCCGCATCCAGCTTCTGCAGCGCCATCTCGTCACCTCCAACGAAAGCTCGCCTCGAGCCGTAGCGCTTCGCTTGACCGTTCTCCATCGACGCGGCTAACCGGGGGCGATGAAGAGCACGCTCACGCGCCTCGTTCTCGTCGTCTGCTGTGCGGCGCTCGCCGCCGCGTGCTCGGACCGCTCGTCGTCGAGCACGGGCACGCTTCGCGTCGGTGTGGCGGCGGTGCCGATCACGCCGTGCGGCGACCATCCGGAGTGGGACGGTCCGGTCACCGCAACCGGCGTCTGGGGCGAGCTCTACGACGACCTGAACGGCAACGGGCGCTACGACGTCGGCGAGCCGTTCACCGACGACCCACGCAACGACGCGCTCGATCCGCAGTCGCGCGGCAAGTACGACGGCACCTACATGGCAGGCTTCGGCGCGGACCGGATCGCGCTCGGCTGCCACGACGATCTCTGGGCGCGCAGCATCGTGCTCGACGACGGGACGACGCGTCTCGCGCTGACCTCGGTCGATCTCGTCGGGACGCTCAAGCACGGCAGCTACTACGGCTTCGCGCACGCCGAGGCGATGGTCGATCCGGCGCTCGGCATCACGCACTTCGTGCACGCGAGCACGCACAACCACCAGGGACCGGACGCGATCGGGCTGTGGGGGCCGGACACGCTGATCGACGGCAAGTTTCCGCTTTACCTCGCGTTCGTCGACCGCCAGGTGGCGCGCGCGATCTCGCTGGCCGCGTCGAATCTGCAGCCGGTCGAGCGCGTGCGCGCGTTCCGCACGGACGCGACGCAGAGCCCGGAGCTCAAGGGCCTGCAGGTGCGGACCGGCTGCCGCCCGCCCTGGATCTTCGACGACGAGCTGCGCGCGCTGGCGTTCGACGGCGCGGACGGAACGATCGCGACGCTGCTCAACTGGGGCACGCACCCCGAGTCGCTCGAGAGCGAGAACGAGCTCATCACCTCGGATTTCCCGCACTACATCCGCGACGAGGTCGAGCGCCGCGTCGGCGGCACGGCGGTGTACTTCTCCGCGGACCTTGGCGCCGCGGAGATCGTCGGCGACACCTGCGTCGGCGGCGCCGACGCGCGCAATCCGGACGGCACGAACGAGTTCGACACGCGCGACGACATCGGCTTCCCGCGCACCGAGCGCATCGGACGCCTGGTCGGCGACGTGATCGCGCGCGGGCTCGAGAGCGCGCAGACGGTCGAGGTCGCGAGCGTCACGGTGCGCAGCTCGATCAAGCGCGCGGCGTCGTCGAACGCGACCTTCGAGCTCGGACGCTCGGTCGGCCTCCTCGACCTCGACCCGGAGATCTACGACCCCGCGAACTGCCCCGGCGCGACCGGCCTGTGCGGCATCCTCGAGCAGAACGCGATCACGCTCGCCGACGCCGCCGGCGCGCCGCAGGTGCAGATCGTGACCGTTCCCGGCGAGGTCTTCCCCGAGCTCTACCTCGGCGTCGCGACCCACCGTCGCACCGATTGCCCGGCGGCGGACACCGGGCGTCCCGCGGAGCCGGCGATCCGCGACGCGATGGACGCTCCGTTCAAGCTCGTGCTCGGGCTCTCGCCGGACGAGCTCGGCTACATCGTGCCCGGCTACGACTTCTACCCGGCGAACCTGTTCGACGAGGCGGTCGATCCGTGCGACGGCCGCGAGTACGACACGCGCTACCCGCGCCGTCGGGTGCCGACGCACTACCACGAGGTGCTGTCGGTCGGCGTCGAGGCGGCGAGCTACGTGACCTGCACGGCCGTCGAGCTGCTGCGCGGTCCGGGCGCGGTGGCCGACGAGCCGGCGTGCGCGGCGCTGCCTTGAGCGCGCGTCGAGCAACACGCGCCGCCGTCGCGATCGTCGTGATCCTCGCGGTCGTCGCGCTTGCCGCGGCGCTCGGCGACGCGCACCTGCGCCCGAGCGGGGCCTCGAGCCTGGTCGGCATGCTGCAGGCCGCGGACGGCGTCGTGCTGGCGCGCTCGGTCGAGGCGACGCGCGCGCGCGACCCGCAGCACGCGTCGACGCCGTTCCTCGCGCGCGACACGATCGCCGGCGAGGGACCGAGCGGCGGCTTCGTCCTCGAGCAGGAGGCGCCGCTGCTGCGCTACGCGGCGCTGGCCGACGCGATCGTGCTCGTGCGCCGGACGTCGCACGACAGCGGCACGCGCTGGCTCTCGGTGCAGCCGGCCGGCGCGGGCATCGTGCTGGACGGTCCGGAGGTCGGGGAGGCGACGCGCGCGGTGCTGCGCGATCTGTTCGCGGCGGTGCATCCGACGGCCGGGGCGGAGCCCGACGTCGGTCGTGCCGCCGACGCGCTGGTGCGCGCGCTGTCGCTGCCCGAGCGCAAGCTGCGTGCGCTCGCGCTGCTCGACGTCGCGGCGCTCGCCGCCGAGCCCGATCACTTCACGCCCGCGCAGGCCGAGCGTCTCGCGCGCTACGGGGACGCGCCGGGCGACGATCCGCAGCTCGCGCCGCAGGTGCGCGACATCGGCAATCGCATCGTGGCGCGCCTGAAGGGCAAGACCGGAGCGGCGCCGACGAACGCCGGGGGAGGGCAACCATGACGACGGAGGAGCGCGCGTCGCAGAGCCGTACGGAGACGATCGCCGTCGAGGCAGGACATCGCCTGCTGCGCTGGTGGCCGCCGAAGGAGCCGGCACACGCGAGCCTCGTGATCGTGCACGGCTACGCGGAGCACGGCGGGCGCTACGAGAAGGTCGGCGCGCAGCTCGCTGGCGCGGGCGTCGCGGCGTGGGCGATGGACCTGCTCGGGCACGGCGCGTCGAGCGGCGAGCGCGCGAGCGTGCCGTCGCTCGATGCGCTGGTCCGCGACGCGTCGCTGCTTCTCGAGCGCGCGCGTGCGGCGCGTCCGGCGCTGGCCCTCTTCGTGCTCGGGCACAGCATGGGCGGCCTCGTCGCGACGGCGCTCGCGCTCGAGCGTCAGGGCGAGCTCGCGGGGCTGATCCTCTCCGGCGCGGCGGTCGGCGACCCGTCGGCCCTCGAGCCGCTGCTCGACCTCGACCCGCTGCCGGAGGTGGTGCTCTCCTCGGAGCTGCTGTCGCGCGATCCGCGGGTCGCGGAGGACTACGATCGCGACCCGCTCAACTACCGCGGGCCGTTCAAGCGCGAGACGCTGCGCGCGCTCACCTCGGGCGCGCGCGCGGTGCGGGCGCGCTTCCCCGAGCTGACGCTGCCGCTGCTCGTGCTGCACGGCGGCGACGACCAGCTCGTCGTGCCGCAGGCGAGCGAGGACCTGTACGCGGGCGCCGCGTCGTCGGACAAGCGGCTCGAGATCCTGCCCGGGCTGCGCCACGAGATCCTGAACGAGCCCGAGGGGCCGGAGCTCACGGGCCGCATCGCCGCCTGGATCGCCGAGCGCGCGCGCTGACGAGCCGCCGCGCGCGCGGCTTCTGCCCGCGCCGACGGGCGCGGATGGTGCGTGGATCGGTGGTACGGCGTCTGCTACGGGTCGAAGGATGACGCTTGCAGCCAGAGGCGTCTCCCGCACTCGATGAGCACAGCCACGGACACCCAAGCGGCCGCGCAGGACGCCGCCGAATCCACGGAAAACCGGCTGCCGTTCGACGCCCTTCCGCTGCCGGAACCGGTGCGTGCCGGCATCCGCAAGGCCGGCTTCACGCACGCGACGCCGATCCAGGCGAAGATCCTGCCGCTCTCGCTCGCCGGACGCGACGTCGCGGGTCAGGCCCAGACCGGCACGGGCAAGACGGCCGCCTTCCTGATCACGGTCTTCACGCGCCTCCTCGAGCACGGCAAGCCGCGCAAGCCCGCCGCGCCGCGCGCGCTCGTGATCGCTCCGACCCGCGAGCTCGCCGTGCAGATCGCCAAGGACGCGGAGGTGCTCGGCTCCGAGTGCGGCTTCGTCATCCAGGCCGTCTACGGCGGCGTGGATTACAAGAAGCAGCGCGAGAACCTGCGGCAGGACGTCGACCTGCTGGTCGGCACCCCGGGGCGTCTGATCGACTACTGGAAGCAGGGCGTCTACCGGCTCAACGCCGTCGAGGTCCTGGTCATCGACGAAGCCGACCGCATGTTCGACATGGGCTTCATCAAGGACCTGCGCTTCCTGCTGCGGCGCTGCACCCCGGTCGAGCAGCGTCAGTCCATGCTGTTCTCGGCGACTCTGTCCCACGACGTGATGGAGCTCGCCTACATGTTCATGAACGACGCGGTGAAGGTCGAGGTGAACCCCGAGCAGGTCACCGCCGAGCGCGTCGAGCACAAACTCTACCACGTCGGCAAGCACGAGAAGCTCGGCTTGCTGTTCGGCCTCCTGCAGCGCGAGGGCGCCGAGCGCACGCTGATCTTCGTCAACATGCGCCGCACCGCCGACCAGCTCTGTCGCACGCTCGCCGCGAACGGCATCGAGGCGGAGCAGATCACCGGCGACATCGACCAGCGCAAGCGTCTCAAGATCCTCGAGGACTTCCGCGAGGGACGCCTGCCGATCCTGATCGCGACCGACGTCGCGTCGCGCGGCCTGCACATCGACGGCGTGACGCACGTCATCAACTACGACCTGCCGCTCGACCCCGAGGATTACGTCCACCGCGTCGGTCGCACGGCGCGCGCCGGGGCTTCGGGCAAGGCGATCTCGCTCGCGTGCGAGGACTACGTCGAGGGCCTCGAGGCGATCGAGAAGCTGATCGGCTTCAAGCTGCCGTACGACTTCCCCGACGACGACATGCTGGTGCCCTACAAGGAGCCGCCGCGGCAGCCGCGTCGGCGCTCGGAGGACGGCGGCCGCGGCGAGCGGCGCGGGCGTGAGCGTGGCGGACGTCGCGACGAGCGACGCGAGCCGCGTCCGGCCGCAGTCGAGAGCGAGGCCGCGGCGCCGGCCGCCGAGGGCACCGAGGCCGCACCCGCAGCGGCGGGCGAGGGCGCAGCGGCGCCGCGCAAGCGCCGTCGTCGGCGTCGGCGCGCAAAGGGGCAGGCTGCCGCCGGCACGACCGAGGCGACCGGCGCGACGGCCACGGCCGAGACCGGAGCCGCCACGGCCGCGACGGGCGACGGCGAGAGCGCTGCGGCGAGCGGCGAGACGTCGGCCGCGGCGACGGGTGGCGAGGGCGCCGCGAAGCCGGGCCGACGGCGTCGGCGCCGGCGCCGTGGACGGCGCGGCGGCGCGCGCGACAACGGCTCGGCGGGCGCGGAAGCCTCGGCGAGCGGCGCAGCCTCGACGGGCGAAGGCGAAGCCTCGACGGCGAGCGGCACCGCGAGCGCCGGCGACGCGTCGTCCGGCGGCGACGCCGCGCGTGGCGCTGAGAGCGCGTCCGGCGGCGAGAGCTCGGCCCCCGATGCCGGCGATCATGCCTCGCACGAGAGCTGACGCGTGCAGAACGGACGCGCCGCGACCTGCCGCGCTCGCCGCGGCCTCGGCAGCGCAGCCGTAGCGTGCGAGGGGCGCGCCGCACCGCGGTCGCGCGCCCGCGCGTCCGCCGCCGTCTCGTGCTCGCCGGTGGCGGTCACAGCCACGTGCACGTGCTGCGCATGCTGGCGCGCAGCCCGCTCGACGACGTCGAGGTGATCGTCGTCAGCCCGCGGCGCACGGCGGTCTACACTGGCATGATCCCGGGCTGGCTCGCGCAGCTCTACACCGACGAGGACGTGCACATCGACGTCGCCGCGCTCGCCGCGCGCGCGGG contains:
- the fni gene encoding type 2 isopentenyl-diphosphate Delta-isomerase; the protein is MRHRGEAKAVAHDDVAARKQSHLDLCIREDVEAAEKSTLFEQVELVHDALPDLAVDDIDLRTRWLGKELAAPLVITGMTGGTEEAFAVNRDLARIAEETRIAFGLGSQRAMHKRPESAWTYRIREFAPTTVLLANIGLAQAREMTAKELEPLIAAISADALCLHLNVAQELIQPEGDRDFRDGTRTFRRLCRELEVPIVAKETGCGVSREVALRLRAAGVKHIDVSGAGGTSWVRIEALRTPRGSSLGDLYRDWGIPTAASLLQLRGIGVQTIASGGIRDGLDAAKAIALGASLVGFALPVYQAYREGGAEAARAFIDGVIAGLRMAMLLTGSRTLADLRRAPTVIGPTLERWQPGRRPLRRRRGS
- a CDS encoding hydroxymethylglutaryl-CoA reductase, degradative, with the protein product MSDRRESRIPGFHSLPVAERQALISRVAGLTDEERASLLSEAPLPLATAARLTENTIGVYALPLGVALNFVVNGRDVLVPMVTEEPSVIAAASNAARLARGGGGFVAESDPPCMIAQIQLVDVSDPEAACERLREATARICARVDEVEPGMARRGGGARGVEARVIEAPLGRTFVVVHLLVEVGDAMGANAINTIAEKTAPLVAEIAGGTPHLRILSNLTDRRKARATVRYRHADLEMPGRSGAEVAAAVELASLFAEADPYRAATHNKGIMNGIDAVALATGNDWRALEAGAHAYASRDGHYGALATWRVEGDALVGRIELPLAVGTVGATVDGNPRARLALKLLGVRGARELAEIMAAVGLAQNFAALRALATEGIQKGHMSRHARAVATAAGAAPDEVEAIAEALIASGEIKIERARQLLAARAGRSGASAARPTS
- the mvk gene encoding mevalonate kinase yields the protein MSERDAAVPPLRLASAAASGKVILLGEHVVVHGQPAIVAAVERGVRVTVAPRAADEPTLPPDLADPRLHSAVELAARCCGVAPDALRIEVEGDLPVAMGLGSSAALAVALLRALAASVDHELADEAVARHAHEIEKLFHGTPSGVDSTAATYGGVLWFEIGRGGEPPRHERLALPEPLPLLVLLSHTPHTTASTVGSLRQRAADAPEVYQPVFAAVGALVASARDALLRGDRKRLGELMTMNHGLLRACGVSTAELDALVDDALAAGALGAKLTGAGGGGAIIALPPDDGEALLAALRARGHDGFIARLGVAPDLAVC
- a CDS encoding 4a-hydroxytetrahydrobiopterin dehydratase, whose amino-acid sequence is MALQKLDAAEVERRLKTLSGWTLEGGKLHREYRFPDFVAAFGFMAAVALVAERMNHHPEWFNVYGTVRVDLTTHDASGISARDFELAERMEELARRHGAA
- a CDS encoding lysophospholipase; the protein is MTTEERASQSRTETIAVEAGHRLLRWWPPKEPAHASLVIVHGYAEHGGRYEKVGAQLAGAGVAAWAMDLLGHGASSGERASVPSLDALVRDASLLLERARAARPALALFVLGHSMGGLVATALALERQGELAGLILSGAAVGDPSALEPLLDLDPLPEVVLSSELLSRDPRVAEDYDRDPLNYRGPFKRETLRALTSGARAVRARFPELTLPLLVLHGGDDQLVVPQASEDLYAGAASSDKRLEILPGLRHEILNEPEGPELTGRIAAWIAERAR
- a CDS encoding DEAD/DEAH box helicase; amino-acid sequence: MSTATDTQAAAQDAAESTENRLPFDALPLPEPVRAGIRKAGFTHATPIQAKILPLSLAGRDVAGQAQTGTGKTAAFLITVFTRLLEHGKPRKPAAPRALVIAPTRELAVQIAKDAEVLGSECGFVIQAVYGGVDYKKQRENLRQDVDLLVGTPGRLIDYWKQGVYRLNAVEVLVIDEADRMFDMGFIKDLRFLLRRCTPVEQRQSMLFSATLSHDVMELAYMFMNDAVKVEVNPEQVTAERVEHKLYHVGKHEKLGLLFGLLQREGAERTLIFVNMRRTADQLCRTLAANGIEAEQITGDIDQRKRLKILEDFREGRLPILIATDVASRGLHIDGVTHVINYDLPLDPEDYVHRVGRTARAGASGKAISLACEDYVEGLEAIEKLIGFKLPYDFPDDDMLVPYKEPPRQPRRRSEDGGRGERRGRERGGRRDERREPRPAAVESEAAAPAAEGTEAAPAAAGEGAAAPRKRRRRRRRAKGQAAAGTTEATGATATAETGAATAATGDGESAAASGETSAAATGGEGAAKPGRRRRRRRRGRRGGARDNGSAGAEASASGAASTGEGEASTASGTASAGDASSGGDAARGAESASGGESSAPDAGDHASHES